Below is a window of Armatimonadota bacterium DNA.
CTTGCCGTCGGCATGAACCCAGGCCACCGACACGCCCGCCTCTTCCTCGGCCCTTCGAGCTTGCGCCAGCATCCCTTCCGAGAGGTCTACACCCGTCACTTGAAAGCCCCGCTTGGCCAGCTCGACCGCATGCCGCCCCACGCCGCAGCCCATATCGAGGATCGAACTGCCGGCCGGCAAGTTGAGCCGTTCGAGCAGGAACGCCACTTCGCCGACCGTGTTCTTGGTGAATCCGTTCTGCAGATAGTGCGGCGCATGCGCATCGAAGAACGCCTGCCAACGGGTGGGGGCCTGCTCGGACATGATCCCAAGATACCGGAGCCAAGCTGCGTTGAACCTGAATTACCAGGTTCTGACAGCAATTCGAAAACCGATGTCACAAAACAGGGTGCTCGGGACAATACCTATACGAGGCTTCAAAAAGAGGCTAATTGGCTAAAGGGTTCGAAAGGAGAAATAGTCAGGAATATTGAGGGGCTGGGAGATTTCCCGGCCCGCCTGATTTTTGGGGGTCCGTTTTTGTGGCCACCTCGCCCCTTGAGGGAGAGGTCGGTAAGCAAAGCGAACCGGGTGAGGGGTCCGCTCGCGCAAGGCAAAGGGAATCAGGACGTCGTCGACCCTCTACTGGCGGCAACTTCCTTGCTTTCAGCCTTCAGGCATCCCTGCCCACCAACGCTCCGCCATAATCCATTCGTGAAGCGCAACGGTGCGTGGCCCTGGATTCTGCTGCTCTCTGCGCTATCGGCGCTGCCGTGCGGCTGCGGCTCCGAAGAAGCAAAGGCAACCCTTCGCATCGCCAACTGGGGCGGCGCAGGCGACGACAGCGAGTTCCAGCGCACCATCCGAGAAATCTTTCAGGAGTTCGGAACGGCCAACCGATGCCGCGTGCTCCAGGAAGGGATCCCGGGCTCCCAAGACTACGTCAGCAAGATGCTGCTGAACTTCGTCGCGAAGTCCACGCCCGACATCATGACCGTCGACGCATCGAGCGCCTCGGTGTTTGTGGACAACGGCGCATTGATGGACCTCAGTCCCTACCTTGCCAGGGACAAGGACATTTCGCTCGATGAGTTCTTCCCCAACGTCGTGGACATCTGCCGGCGCGGCGACAAGGTCTACGCCATCCCGGGCGACTTCACGCCCATGGTGCTCTACTACAACAAGCGCCTCTTCGACCAGGCTGGGGTGCCCTACCCCGACGGCAACTGGAACTTCGCAGAGTTCAGAGAGGCGGCGGCGAAGCTGACGATCAAAGACAAGCAGTACGGCTTCGCCTTTTCGAACTGGATGCCCGGATGGATCATGTTCCTCTGGAACAACGGCGCCGACGTTCTGAGCCCCGACGGGACCAAGGCCGGCGGCTTCATCGATTCGCCGAAAGCCGTCGAGGCGGTGACGTTTCTGCGCGATCTGGTGAACGCCGGCTACGCTCCCTCGCTGAGCGCCTCGGCAGCCACGGGCGTGGACTTCTTTGCCACGGGCCGCGCCGCGATGGGCGTCAGCGGACACTGGGCGATCACGGGCTACAAAGAGTCAAAGGACATCAAGATGTCCGAGATCGGCGTCGCGCCGCTGCCGACCAACCTGGCGAAGAGCGTGACCGTGATGTACGAAGCTGGCCTGGCGATCAGCAAGGAGGCCAAGAACCCGGACCTGGCTTGGAAGTACCTGAAGTTTTTCACCAGCTACGCCATCCAGAAGCGCTACAACAAAACCGGCATCGCGGTGGACGCCCGCAAGGACGTCGCCGCCGAGCGCGGCACAGACCCTCTGGAAAGGGCGTTTCTCGACATCGTTCCGAGCGCCCGTCCGCCGTGGGGGTCACGGGTAATGGGCTACGACTACTTGGAGACCGCAGGCACCAAGGCCATGGAGGCGATCCTCCAAGGAGCGGACCCAAAGACGGCCCTCACCGAAGCGGCAAGGAGGATCGATGCTTACTTCCAATTGCGCTAACTCCGAAGCCCCCTCCTTGTTCTTGCGCAGCGAAAATGAGGAGGGGGTTGGGGGTGGAGACTCCGAAAACCTTGAAACCCTCTGCGTCACTGCGCCTTCTCAGCGTGCTCTGCGAGAGATCCCCAGGAGGAGATCGTAAATCGCAAATCGTAAATCGTCAATTCGTGGTCCGCTGTTCGTCGCTCCGGCGGCGGCGCACCTGATCGTGTTCGCGCTCTTCCCGCTGCTCTACACTTTCTATCTCAGCTTCTTCAAGTGGAACCTGATCCAGGAGAGCAAGCAGTTCGTGGGGGCCGCGAACTACCGCTACAGCTTCAGCGACGGCCTGTTCTGGAACGCGATGGGCAACTCGTTTCGGTTCGCGCTGGGAAGCGTGCCGTTCGGCATGGCGGTCGCGCTTGGGGTGGCGATCCTGGTCAACCAGAAGCTGCGGGGCATCACGGTCTTCCGCACGATCTATTACATCCCGGCCATCAGTTCGGGCGTCGCCATCGCGATGCTCTGGATCTATGTCTATCTGCCCGAGACCGGTCTCATCAACTCGCTGCTCGGCATGGCGGGCATCACAAACAAGACCGACTTCCTTCAGAACCCGGGTTGGGCCATGTCGGCGCTCGTCTTCATGAGCGTATGGGTCGGGCTCGGGCCCAAGATGATCCTGTTTCTGGCGGGGCTGATGGGCATTCCGCCGGCACTCTACGAGGCCAGCGAGCTCGACGGCGCCTCCAAGTGGCAGAGCTTTTGGCACGTGACCTTGCCGATGCTCGCGCCGACCACGTTCTTCGTGATGGTCACCAGCACGATCGGCGCGTTCCAGCTTTTCACGCCGGTGTACATGATGACCAAGGGCGGCCCGCAGGACACGACCGACGTGGTCGGCTACCACATCTACATCGAGGCGTGGCAGAAGTTCCTGGTCGGCATCGCCGGGGCGAAGTCGTTTATTTTGCTTCTAGTCATCGCCATCTTCGCGTTTCTGCAGTATCGGATGATGAAAAAGCAGTTGGAGGGGTATTGGGTGGGATGAAGAAGCTCCTCTCCTACCTCCTCCTTATCCTCCTCGCCTTGTTCCTGGCGGCGCCGTTTGTGTGGATGATCCTCGTCTCCCTTCACCCCTCCAAGGCCCCCATCCCCAGCGTCGACAAGATCCTCCCGGACCAGGCCCACTGGGAGAACTACCGCCTCGTGCTCTTCAACCCCGAACTCCCCGTCTTCCGGTTCTTCGTGAACTCGGTGATCGTCACATGCGCCGTCGTCTTCGGGCAGCTTTTCGTCACCAGCCTTGCCGCGTTCGGCTTCTCACGCCTCACCTTTAGGGGCCGAGACGCCCTCTTCAACCTCTTCCTGCTCAGCCTCATGTTCGCCGGGCCCGTGATGCAGCTTCCGGTCTATCTGCTGGTCCGCTCGGCGGGATGGCTCGACACCTATTGGGCACTGATCGTGCCCGGGCTCTCCAGCGCGTTCAACGTGTTCCTGCTGCGACAATTCATGCTCGCCATCCCCAAGGAGCTCGACGAGGCCGCCCGGCTCGACGGCGCGGGCGAG
It encodes the following:
- a CDS encoding sugar ABC transporter substrate-binding protein; this encodes MKRNGAWPWILLLSALSALPCGCGSEEAKATLRIANWGGAGDDSEFQRTIREIFQEFGTANRCRVLQEGIPGSQDYVSKMLLNFVAKSTPDIMTVDASSASVFVDNGALMDLSPYLARDKDISLDEFFPNVVDICRRGDKVYAIPGDFTPMVLYYNKRLFDQAGVPYPDGNWNFAEFREAAAKLTIKDKQYGFAFSNWMPGWIMFLWNNGADVLSPDGTKAGGFIDSPKAVEAVTFLRDLVNAGYAPSLSASAATGVDFFATGRAAMGVSGHWAITGYKESKDIKMSEIGVAPLPTNLAKSVTVMYEAGLAISKEAKNPDLAWKYLKFFTSYAIQKRYNKTGIAVDARKDVAAERGTDPLERAFLDIVPSARPPWGSRVMGYDYLETAGTKAMEAILQGADPKTALTEAARRIDAYFQLR
- a CDS encoding carbohydrate ABC transporter permease — encoded protein: MKKLLSYLLLILLALFLAAPFVWMILVSLHPSKAPIPSVDKILPDQAHWENYRLVLFNPELPVFRFFVNSVIVTCAVVFGQLFVTSLAAFGFSRLTFRGRDALFNLFLLSLMFAGPVMQLPVYLLVRSAGWLDTYWALIVPGLSSAFNVFLLRQFMLAIPKELDEAARLDGAGEFFIYRRLILPLSKTALATAGAFTFFAVWTDFFWPLLATNSVEMRTLEVGLSVFKNSYGGANWPLQMTAAVIVITPLLLVFLFTQRFFVKGITMGSIK
- a CDS encoding sugar ABC transporter permease — its product is MFALFPLLYTFYLSFFKWNLIQESKQFVGAANYRYSFSDGLFWNAMGNSFRFALGSVPFGMAVALGVAILVNQKLRGITVFRTIYYIPAISSGVAIAMLWIYVYLPETGLINSLLGMAGITNKTDFLQNPGWAMSALVFMSVWVGLGPKMILFLAGLMGIPPALYEASELDGASKWQSFWHVTLPMLAPTTFFVMVTSTIGAFQLFTPVYMMTKGGPQDTTDVVGYHIYIEAWQKFLVGIAGAKSFILLLVIAIFAFLQYRMMKKQLEGYWVG